The window CTGCGAGCTCacccgctgcgtcgcggaGGTCACGCCGGTGTACCACGGTGTCAGGCTCTGAGGCACCAGCTTGccctgcaggagctgcgccacgccgaTGCCCTCTTGGCAAGCCGCGATGAGGGCCCGGTTGtacggccgcagcgccagcgtctcgagcagctcctcgatgcACATGCGGTAGTACGAGATAGCGCCTTTCAGGTcgtgcagcgccagcgagaGATCACCGCAGTGCCGCATCTGCATCTCCAGCGAGTGCGCTACGTACCTTGGGAATGCAGACGAGTCCAAGCCGTTCGGCGTTTTGACTACGTCGGCAGTGCGGGGCCGGCCCTCGTCCTTGCCCTTGAACCACGCCGCCATCTTACtcagcgtcgtcgtgcgCCGATCCTGCACGGACACGTCGAgcatgcgcagccgccgctcgaCAAACTTGAAGAGGGACTGGGAGAGGTAGTAGGCCATGACGTTGTGCACGTCCGTCACGTCCTCGGGACTCATGTAGCACCCGGTGATGATGGCAGTGTTCGAGTTTGGCCAGGTGCCGCAGGTTCTGTGCACGGCGCGGAACGAAAGCGCGGGGGCGCAgtcagcagcggtgccggacggcgacgcggcaccggtggagggggaggtagTGGACGCGCTAGGAGATTGTGAAGCGGTGACGGTGTTggacgatgctgctgctgctgcctgcgccgctgcttgaTGAAGTGCTTGCGCAGAGGGCACGTCCATCACCATCGGCGAGGCCGCGATCCACATGGACGGATCGAGGTTCTTTACGGTGCGCGGGTCGACGACGGAGTTCACCTTGATGAGGGCGCAGTAATTCGCCCCgtagagctgctgcacggaTGTCAGAACCTGCCGCGCGGTGCTCAGCGACGGACTCAGCGGTGACGTGTTGTCGTGCAGGATTAGGTAGTACTGGTGCAGCTCTGTGTCCATGCCTGGGAGGCTGGCGCGCAACTCTTGGATGCGCCGTGCCTGCGCACGGAAGACCTGAAGCATGCCCTCGACGCCACCCGCCTCGGTCGTGGCAACGGCGAAGAGAGCCCCGATGGGGTAGTCGATGGTGTCGAaggagctgcaccgcacGAGGCTGTGGAGGTCGCGAATGAAGGCGCGGTGCCACGTGGGGCAGGCGCGCTCCAGTAGCGtcgacaccgctgctggtCCGCCGATTACCTCAGACGCTGCGGggggcgacgacgactctGTGGACGGTTGCGCCGCCCGGActggccgcggcagcgatccgtcgtggcggctgcgatTCTTTGCAACAATGTCCCTCAGTGCAGCATCCAGCTGCTCCCCGTAGGCAAGGTcgaacgccgccgcgttcCGAAGAAGGTGCCGAGTGTGCCGTGCCACCTGGGACAGCGAAacgtcacgcacacactcggTGCGCATCAGCCGAACACCGAACTTGTTGCACGCCACCGGTTCACTGCGGTCCCCGATGCGGGCGTAGAGCGGCCCGCCCGCGTACACGCTGTGCAGGCGTAGCAGGTGAATGAGATCCATACCATTACGGGCGCAAATGgcatccgccgcggcgctgctctccacgacgacgacagggCGTGCGTACCGCTGCTCCACCCAGTCTTCTAGGCTCATGATGGCGACGTTTAGATCGGGGGACTGACTATGCAGgtgatacacacacacacacacacacacacacacacacgtgctggCACGCAAACTCAACACGCAGACGCAAGTAACAAAGCCGGCACGCGGAGGACCACGCGAATACCGACACAGGGAGACGACGGTATACGTGATGGGGCGTGGCTGTGGCTGTCGTAGCAAGAGGTAGTGAAGCAAGAGCGAGTGTTGAAGGTGAgcgtgtgtggatgtgcgcgtgcacggcgATAGGGAGAGGTCGTTGCTGAATCAGAGAAAGGTGACGGCCGCAGGAGAAACCCACACGCGACTGCCAAGCGAAGAGAACGCAAAGGAGGTGGGTGATAAGAGCACCAGCAAGAGAGATCGAGACAGAAGGAAATCGGGCAACTGCCtcgaaagagaaagaggacaAGCGAAAGAATGCGTGGAATGCGTGTGCGTTATCTTCCGGCAcctgcggcgtgcgcgcaaaacaacgacgccgacgccggtgaGTTTCACTATCGCCGCATGCGTGTTCGGTTATGTGTTGAGCGCGAGAGGACAAAAACATCAGCGCGTttgagagacagagagatgTGAGAGGTGAGGGAGATGGGAGTTACGGCCATGTGCTGTGGTGGGAGGGCGAGAGTGGTGAGATTCTAGCGCCATGTGCGctcccgcacacacacacacacacacacacacacatgcaaacacatcagcgagagagagagaacgcggCAACAGGCACTGGAGCCGAGCAACTTCCACCCCACACTGTCTCACCGTTCCCAACGCTGTCACCATGCAGCGCACAAAGACACAGAACACCGATTGCCATAAACATGGAGAGCGTAGGCGTAGCGCAGAAGAACACGTGCATGCGCCCCTTGAGATCGcccacgtgcgcgcgcgcacgcacacaagacAGTGCCGATCATGCTTGATCAGTTCCCTTGAACTTGTTCGAGAAATGCAAATTGCCTTCGGAGTGCGCGCTCGTGCTTGTGCCGTGTAGTTCCTTCACCTATCTTCTCCATCGGCGAGATCGTACCGACCTCTTCATAACCACTACCATGTACTCCGCCCCCGCACACTAACCAACAAACACCATCAGCCGCAGATAACGGCCAGCCGCACTGCAAGGAAGTCTGcggcaacgagagagagagagcggggaTACCAGCGAGTGCAGGAGATACACATATGCatgcgcagacacacaggcgcatggagagaggaagagaaggagcaggAAGCCGGAGTCAGAGGAGGcgccggtggaggagggcacccccacccccgggAAGGGGGATCGACGACACAAACACAAcaaaataataataaaaaTGAAAACATGCGTCAGTACAAAGACGAGGTAACCCACAACATGGCGAcatcgcacgcgcacacagacacagacgcacacacacacacacacacacacacacacacgcatgcacgcctgtgcctgtgcgtgtgtgtgtgtgcaaacTGGAAAAAATGATCATCAACtgagcatacacacacgcacacacggacgGACAGACGAAAGCGGAGacaagggaagagagagagcgctcAAGAGCGAGATCTGGTAGAAACAACGCGAAGAAAAATGAAAAGGATGATAAAGGTGCAGAGGACGGCACGAGGGAGATGAgcgatggagaaggcggtgatgtgtgtgtgtgtgtgcgtgcttgtatGTGCGAGCCCGTGAGTATCTGCGTTTGCTcgacgaagagagagggagagacaaaTATGtagcggagagagaggggataGGATAGAAAGAGGGGTGATAGGCGaatgaaaaagaaaaagggaacTAGCCACGGCGAcgatcctcctcctcgacaaCGACAACGGCCATCAAGGCACGGATGACCACCACGAtagagaggaggcggcgaaagcaagagaaggaaaCCACTACAGAggtacatatatatatatatatatgtgtagATATCAGCAGCACtgcagagaggcacacaaTATGTGGGTCACggaaaacacgcacacacacacacacacctacacgcgagggggtgggtgggtggggagggagagaggcacgcaCTTGTACATTGGAATCGACTTCacggaagagagaagagcaggcggaaaagagagagattagagaggaagggggagggagacacAGACACGTCCAAGTGACGCGGAATGAGCGCGTGAGGTGGGCactggtggaggaggaggaggtttGTGGAGATGGGGGGACGAGACTTCGCACCCCGTGACGATGTGCTGTAGTCAGTTCGGGTGGGATGAAGCGAATTCCGCATTTGCTGCGCCCTGTTTttgcccccttcctcctcctttgtcGTCTTGTGGTGGTGTCGGAGTGTGTGCATGGTGCATCGAttacgcgtgtgtgcgtggcggagAAGACTTTCACGTTTTGGCTGCCCAACGTGTCCCTTTCCCTGCCATACAGCATGGGCACAAcgctccttcctccctcccacctGGCCCACCCACCGCCGCAACAGGCCCCCACACCGCGTGGCgccaagcagccgtagacacgcgccgctgcagaaatgcgccgacccagtcaGCGAAGCGCGGCCTCCGCCCCAGACCCTCTAcccgccctccccgccccgcaAGGTCGCCCCTCACGGCCGCTCGCCTTGTGCccggtcgccacgtcgcgcatCCCTCGGGGCGCCTCGGGCTCCCCGAGCCAGGGCGcggtgagggccggggggaTGTATTCGAGTGACGCTGACACTCTGCCCAAtcgcatggatggcacaaaCGTGCTCACTGTCGCAGGCCGCTTCGATGCAGCGCCAGTCCAGGGCCTGACACCGCCGACACCCGTAGCGGTACATCGCTCTGGCCTCCCGCTACGGTCGTAGGTACTTGACGCTGGCATCACACTGGGGTGTCTCCGTCATCAgagccgcacacacgcacatctaTATGAGAAATCAAGGAAGAACATTTGGGTGGGCGGTGGGGCGGCATGtgagcgggagagagagagagaggctgcgggcctggaggcggtggcggggaggagagcgaagaggaCACACGCgatctctctcgctctccctgtCCTTTGCCTTTACAACGGcagacatacacacacacacagagggaacACCGGCGGATATACATAACATACTCACATCCACACAGagagtgggaggaggggtgggagaggggaaagatgacagacacacacacacacatacgaaCAGACATATAAGCGCATAGAGGGGAGGACGAGGTGCgccaaagaaaagaaacCCTACAGAGGACTGCACaaggtgaagaagagggggtaTGCCTAGTTGGAACTAGACCCGTTGCGGGAGTGGCAGGGGGACAGGAAAAGGGTTGCCGTAGCAGAGATCTGCGCAACCGCAGGGCATACGGTACGTGAAAGTGACGGGACGGTTGCAGAAGGGGGTGTGCGGAGGAGACGACAGTGGCAGCTTTACgccacgcgtgcacgcgtccTCTGTGCggctctccccctttttctcaCGGCATGTGGTGTCGGTCATGAGCTTGCAATGCACAGGCGTATGCATCACCCCCGCTttctcgcacacgcacgcacacactgcAACATTCCTACATGCGCAGGCGATCCGGCTGCAATGGACTGCTGAACATAGGACGCTTGCTGCCAAAGGCGCTGTTCTTGTCGCGCTGCGTCGATCCGTTCATTACGTCGGAGACATCCtcgaggcgcagctcgcTGTTGCGAGACGCGATAGCCGACATCTGCGTttcgagccgctgctgccgcgactGCTCCTCCATCCCCCTCTTGACCTCCATCTGCCGCTTACAGAACCAGTCGAAGCACCAGTCATACGGGCCGCGCATCGGATCGACGTCCTCGAGAGTCGGCAGGACCTGCGCTGCGACGGTGCTGGGGGTCTGGAACGGatggctgcgccggctgTTCACCGTAGACTCACTCACGACACTCAGCAGCCGCGAATCGGTCGGGGATGTGATATCGGTGGACAACATGGCGGGCACCGCGAGCGGGTTGGACGGTTTCGCGCCAGTGCGGTTTGCTGCGCAGAAGTTGCCACTAGGCAAATCGCGCGCGGGCAGTGTCAGCCCGAGCCGCTTGCCTAGATCGCGGAACAGGCGCCGCAGGCTGTCGTAGTCCGGCTTCTGTGTGAAGGACAAGGAACGACAGTACTGGCAGTAGTTGAGAAACTCCTTTGGCATCCCCTTGcacagctcctccagcggcgtGGCAATCTTAGTCTCCCCGATCTTGATGGTTTTGATCTGCTGGTCCTTCGCCTGGATCCCTTGCCAGGGCAGGTTGCCTCGCAGAAAGTAGATGAGGAGAAAGCCGATGGACTCGAGGTCGTCACGGCGGCTCTGCTCGAAGCCGCGGTGCACATTGGTGCTGCAGTAGCGCGCCGTCCCGGTCAGCGGGCGACCCTCCGCAAAGGGGATGTGACTGTTTTTCTTCACCTCCCAGTACAGCTTGGAAAGCCCGTAGTCGATGATGTAGAGGATGTGCGCCTTGGACCGGCAGCCGAACACGAAGTTTTCTGGCTTGATGTCGCGGTGCACGAAGCCTTTTTCGTGAAAGTACTGAAttcggtgcagcagctgatcaGCAATCATGAGCACCGTCTTGAGAGAGAAGCGACGGTGACAGTAGTTGAAGACGTCCTCCAGCGAGGGGCCGCACATCTCCATCACCATGATGTTGTAATCGCCCTCGCTGTCGAAGTAGTAGATTTGCGGAATGCCGACAACGATGCTGATCTCTAATGatttgcgctgctgctgcgcggtggcGTTGACGCTCTGTGGCAGGTTGGATGGGGTATTGTTGCTGTCGCCCTGCGCCGTGCCACCGTTCACAACGCTGTGGTTGCTGCCCTCCGCAAAAAGTTGCTTTGGGTTCACTTCATTCTGCCCCACTGGGGGCTGATGCAGCACGCGGTACACCTTGCTTTCGTAGGACAGCTGCGGATAGCGCGCCTTTTTGCGCTCCAGCTTCACCGCGACGATGCGGTGGCTCTTCTTGTCGTAGCCTTCGAAGATGTCGCCGAAGGAGCCGTTGCCGAGGCGGTGGCTGAGAAGAAAGCGGCCTCCCCCAAACGGGACCTCCTTGCCAGTCGGCTGATACTTCTCGGATACAGAGGCCATCTTGTTTttcagaaaaaaaaatgtctGCTACTATGCTGCTCCCGAGTCGCTCTCTTCGCACGCTCTCGTCTGCTTGGCccgcgcacgcccacgcacacgcgcagggaggggcgggtgggtggggggagaTACACTGGCACGTACGCTGGGCACAGGAGCAGGGTATCtgtttctgtgtgcgtgtgtctcccagagagagagtgggacGGATCAAAGATGGAGTAAGggcggcggggtgggggtggatGAGTCAGCAGCGGAGGGAAAGGGCCAGAAACATGGTAGCATGCGCGACAACAGGACACGGaagcatgcacacacacacacacacgtgcccACAAAACGCCAATCGACGGGCAGCTGTGCgcgaagagaagcagagagaggggggttgagagtgggtgggtgggcagacacacacagcagaGGTGCAATGATGATGTGTGCGATCTGCCGATGgagaaaaaggagggagagggagggagcgcgCGAAGGGCTCGAAAAAGAATCCACAGCGGAGttgcgtgggggggggtcgaGGCGAGGGCAGGAAgatgctggaggagaagacgCCTGATGCGTATGCGCAGCGGAGTTCTACACCCAAAGGTGACCGTACTCCgtgaaacacacacgcacacacacagtcagACAGACAGGCGCGCACAGTTTCCGCTCCGTTACGACAGCTTCGCCGATTGCTGAGCcgctcgcgtgtgcgtgtatgcgcgAGCAGAGGgcaagaggggagggaggagatgGATGAATCGAGAGAGCGAGTGATAAAAGGAATCAGTGACTGCACAGAGTGCGCGGGCGTGGGCGCaacgcccctctccccacacacacgtgacCGACGCGCCTGAACTTGCACAGCCCAAGGTGAGTGAAGAAGCGACAGGGGAGTTGATGGCGCGTGCGGCAGATCAGCTGAAAAGAAACacgcttcctcctccactgtGGCGGCGACTGCACgcaggcgcgcctgcagGTTGTTTAGTtcgtctgtgcgtgctgtCGGCATCCATGCTAGTATAGAGTTGTCTATGCGCCTGTCAGTGTGTGTTCATGATCTAGCCGCAGGGATTGAGACATAGCCGGGAGcatacacacaggcacgAACTGTGCGTCTGCTCCTGTCcatctctccttccctctccctgtcACACGACGCCATCATAATCGCCGTCGCTGTACTGCATGCGCGCAAAGGCAAGGCTAtcttcctcctccatgcAGAACGGAGTCGTGGCGGACTGGTGCGGTGGATGCGCAGGCCCTGATATGGACGGAGTGGCTGCATCAGGCACACCGAGCGACTGCAGCTGAGCGTCGCTCAGCACTGCCGCTATGTCCTGCGTGCCGAGCTGATGACTCGCATGCTTTAGTGCGGCTTTCGGACCTCGCGCCTGCTTGAggtgcggagcagcggctgctgccaccacaGCTGACCAGACAGAACTGCTCAGTGactcggcggcctcctcgtgagacggcggcgctgatgggGTGTGTGCATATAGTGCGTCCATGGCAGCTGACGCGCCCGCAGCGACAAGAGCATCCTCGGCTACCGGTGCTGCGACGGCCACACTTCCCGTCGCAGGCTCGTAAGGCACTGTCGCACTGGCGGCCACAGTGCCGTCgacctgcgcgcgcgggtgCACGGTCGCAATCTGCACAGTGAGAGGGTGCCCAGTCAGCGCAAACGGGCCCGTTGCCGTCCACTGACGCGTGAGAATCGAATGGATGAGCCACGCGATCCCCACAACCGGCGGAGCCGTCGGAGACACGGCAGGCGCGGTcgaagcagcaccggcgtCCATGGGAACAGGCTGCAGAGAGACGCGCTGCAGGGCTTCCTGAAAGGCACAGCTGAGAGACTCACGGAGCGCGCgggcccgctgctgcgactgctgctcTCTTGCTGTCAGCCCCAGTTCCACCATGTTATCGTAAAAGCCTGTCAGGTCGATCACAAGGTCAAGGTAAGTGCTCTCCACATTACGCGTCACCGTACCGCCAAGAACGCGCAGAAGCTCCTTTACCTGCGCCAAGGCGGCAGTCGCGTCGCCCAGGTAGTTCCCACTGCGGCCGTCGCGACTCGCTCGACTTGAGCGTCGCGGCCcggcgtcaccgccggcTGCGTTGGCATTCGCCAGGTCCGCCGGGGGAACGTGGAGGTAGAACATGCGGTCTTGAAAGATAGGCACGTAGAACGGCCGCATCGCCTGCTCGCCAGCCGGCACGTactcctccgccacctctTTACGAAGCTGTCGCAACGTGGAGGACCCGCGACAGCGCGGTGGGCACCGCGTTCCCGCTTTTGAGCCAGCCCACACCGCCTTTGACTCCACCGCATCTCCATCGTCTTCCTCGGCTCCAAGGAGCTCCTCGCGACGATGGACACCGGCAGCAGTGACCGgagcggccaccgccaccgccgcgtccgcTACCTGCCGATCTCCGTACACGGGGTGGGCATGGACGTGCGGCAAGACGGCCGGAAACGCCCCCAGCGCTACCGCGTCGTAGAGCCACTGCGGCGTCACAATCGGGATGCCCAACGCCTTGCAGAACAAAATGTCCGGCGTGAGAACGGCGTGTGGGCTCACCACGAGGTGCGTCGGCTTCTTCGCAATGCGCCGCGTCCGTTCCCCGTGAGTGCGTTTGTGTCTGCCAAACCAGCACGAGCAacctccgctgccgtcgtcgtcgtcgccgtcgccgccgaggacgacACAGGTAGCACCCAGCTGTTCCACGACGTCGCGCAGGAAAGATGaaagcgtcgccgccgctgcatcgacgtCTGC is drawn from Leishmania infantum JPCM5 genome chromosome 25 and contains these coding sequences:
- a CDS encoding putative casein kinase I: MASVSEKYQPTGKEVPFGGGRFLLSHRLGNGSFGDIFEGYDKKSHRIVAVKLERKKARYPQLSYESKVYRVLHQPPVGQNEVNPKQLFAEGSNHSVVNGGTAQGDSNNTPSNLPQSVNATAQQQRKSLEISIVVGIPQIYYFDSEGDYNIMVMEMCGPSLEDVFNYCHRRFSLKTVLMIADQLLHRIQYFHEKGFVHRDIKPENFVFGCRSKAHILYIIDYGLSKLYWEVKKNSHIPFAEGRPLTGTARYCSTNVHRGFEQSRRDDLESIGFLLIYFLRGNLPWQGIQAKDQQIKTIKIGETKIATPLEELCKGMPKEFLNYCQYCRSLSFTQKPDYDSLRRLFRDLGKRLGLTLPARDLPSGNFCAANRTGAKPSNPLAVPAMLSTDITSPTDSRLLSVVSESTVNSRRSHPFQTPSTVAAQVLPTLEDVDPMRGPYDWCFDWFCKRQMEVKRGMEEQSRQQRLETQMSAIASRNSELRLEDVSDVMNGSTQRDKNSAFGSKRPMFSSPLQPDRLRM